The following are from one region of the Betta splendens chromosome 15, fBetSpl5.4, whole genome shotgun sequence genome:
- the sdccag8 gene encoding serologically defined colon cancer antigen 8 homolog isoform X1 codes for MKPLDSDEEEAEQLSDYQKELRQRAHQSIQHLSSTLEQLRADDEEVRGNDGSSFTTSAEDDKAAWSHKTQSEAVNQLKSLLLKQHREISAPLSAFKKQSPAKKAQQEERPSPPPFQDLVPMIHNQSEYIKHLEAEVKFCKEELQGMKQRITVVVVENEKLHSELKSKAMVESLKDYTIRNSTVNESIAADTHTASNTDNSVLQRAEHITWKNALEQLKVIYQTQIESLEAQVLSLRRDLSVSQKECEELKIRLRQREKHATNAVRTDGAPRVSGLCLKCAQHEAVLAETHTNLHVQAIDRLTKERDELLTALCAVRASQQEAQQREWSACLQVKQAVEMAEEANLHKARVEVQCEQLSRELVRQREQLEREAQALQERLTAAREEGRAETSKQKDELAHTVSSLSQHVADLEGQLDRAIRDKNSLTSQLEDTLRSFTNQEQDNTKVCVDLRYQLNQSLLKRDEAERELRELNAKTNRQMEQAAQEVERLSSELVGCRQHLEAVQKDGSQWQAEALSLAEQLANAQRQLHLTRQDLENAGRAHKEELSSVVLSARDRERELNVLLEQTESQHQQRVFVQLGRLSSPNTLQQTALPWLIAVGELDDLLSSQNSLIKKLKDECCKLGVKLEELTENSRSELEQLGLEKQHLEETVQSLRARCSVMEEQCVQHGRMHQRMKDRLQQLDRHCQSSAQQVCELLAKQNQLMQERNTLTEEMQNLRVELPTTRRLDALST; via the exons ATGAAACCACTGGattcagatgaggaggaagcggagcagcTTTCCGATTATCAAAAGGAGCTGAGGC AGCGGGCCCACCAGAGCATCCAGCACCTGAGCAGCACTTTGGAACAGCTACGGGCTGATGATGAAGAGGTCAGAGGCAATGATGGCAGCTCCTTCACTACCTCAGCAGAAGACGACAAGGCAGCGTGGAGCCATAAGACACAGAGTGAAGCAG TTAATCAGCTGAAGAGCCTTCTActgaagcagcacagagaaatcTCTGCTCCTTTGTCTGCATTTAAGAAACAGTCTCCAGCCAAG AAGGCACAACAGGAGGAAAGACCCAGTCCGCCTCCCTTTCAAGATTTGGTCCCCATGATTCATAACCAGTCAGAGTACATCAAACACCTGGAAGCTGAGGTCAAGTTCTGCAAG gaggagctgcaggggaTGAAACAGCGGATCACAGTGGTGGTAGTCGAGAATGAGAAGCTGCATTCAGAACTCAAATCCAAAGCCATGGTTGAATCTTTGAAAGATTACACAATCCGCAACTCTACG GTAAATGAGAGTATAGCAGCAGACACTCATACAGCCTCTAACACAGACAACAGCGTGCTGCAGAGAGCAGAACACATCACATGGAAGAATGCACTG gaACAGCTAAAAGTGATCTACCAGACACAGATTGAAAGCttggaggctcaggtcctttccctcag GAGGGACCTATCAGTCAGCCAGAAGGAGTGTGAGGAGTTGAAGATTCGTCTGAGACAAAGGGAGAAACATGCTACAAATGCAGTGAGGACTGATGGGGCTCCACGAGTAtcaggactgtgtctgaagtgtGCACAGCATGAGGCAGTTTTGGCAGAGACACATACAAATCTGCATGTCCAGGCTATTGACAGGCTCACAAA AGAGCGTGATGAGTTACTCACAGCTCTATGTGCTGTGCGTGCTAGTCAGCAAGAAGCTCAACAAAGGGAGTGGTCTGCCTGTCTCCAGGTCAAACAGGCTGTGGAGATGGCAGAAGAAGCAAATCTGCACAAAGCTAGG GTGGAGGTACAGTGTGAACAGTTGTCCAGGGAGCTGGTTCGACAAAGGGAGCAGCTGGAACGAGAAGCACAGGCTTTGCAGGAGAGATTGACTGCTGCCAGAGAGGAGGGTCGGGCTGAGACTAGCAAACAGAAAGATGAGctggcacataca GTGTCCAGCCTCTCGCAGCACGTTGCAGATTTAGAAGGGCAGCTTGACAGAGCCATAAGGGACAAGAACTCACTGACAAGTCAGCTGGAAGACACCCTTCGCTCATTTACCAATCAGGAACAGGACAATACCAAG GTTTGTGTGGATCTGCGATATCAGCTCAACCAGTCACTACTGAAGAGGgacgaggcagagagagagctCAGAGAGCTAAACGCAAAGACCaacagacagatggaacaaGCTGCACAG gaagtggaaaggcTGAGCTCAGAGCTGGTTGGCTGTCGGCAGCATCTGGAGGCAGTCCAAAAGGACGGTAGCCAATGGCAGGCCGAAGCCCTGAGCCTAGCAGAACAGCTGGCAAATGCCCAGCGCCAACTGCACCTCACCAG ACAGGACCTGGAGAACGCAGGACGGGCCCACAAGGAGGAACTGAGTTCTGTGGTCCTTTCAGCGCGGGACAGGGAGCGAGAGCTGAATGTACTTCTGGAGCAAACAGAGTCTCAACACCAGCAGAGAG TTTTTGTGCAGCTAGGACGTCTGAGCTCCCCCAACACGCTTCAGCAGACCGCTCTCCCTTGGTTGATTGCAGTTGGAGAGCTGGACGACCTACTGAGCTCCCAGAACTCCCTGATCAAGAAGCTGAAGGACGAGTGCTGCAAACTTGGTGTCAAACTGGAAGAactgacagaaaacagcag GAGTGAGTTGGAGCAGCTGGGCCTGGAAAAGCAGCACCTAGAGGAGACCGTGCAGAGTCTGAGAGCCCGGTGCTCCGTCATGGAGGAACAGTGCGTCCAGCACGGCCGCATGCACCAGCGCATGAAGGACAG gctgcagcagttgGACCGTCACTGTCAGAGCAGCGCCCAGcaggtgtgtgagctgctggccAAACAGAACCAGCTGATGCAGGAGAGAAACACACTCACGGAGGAGATGCAGAACCTACGCGTCgag CTCCCCACCACAAGACGCCTTGATGCACTGTCCACGTGA
- the sdccag8 gene encoding serologically defined colon cancer antigen 8 homolog isoform X6 has protein sequence MKPLDSDEEEAEQLSDYQKELRQRAHQSIQHLSSTLEQLRADDEEVRGNDGSSFTTSAEDDKAAWSHKTQSEAVNQLKSLLLKQHREISAPLSAFKKQSPAKEERPSPPPFQDLVPMIHNQSEYIKHLEAEVKFCKEELQGMKQRITVVVVENEKLHSELKSKAMVESLKDYTIRNSTVNESIAADTHTASNTDNSVLQRAEHITWKNALEQLKVIYQTQIESLEAQVLSLRRDLSVSQKECEELKIRLRQREKHATNAVRTDGAPRVSGLCLKCAQHEAVLAETHTNLHVQAIDRLTKERDELLTALCAVRASQQEAQQREWSACLQVKQAVEMAEEANLHKARVEVQCEQLSRELVRQREQLEREAQALQERLTAAREEGRAETSKQKDELAHTVSSLSQHVADLEGQLDRAIRDKNSLTSQLEDTLRSFTNQEQDNTKVCVDLRYQLNQSLLKRDEAERELRELNAKTNRQMEQAAQEVERLSSELVGCRQHLEAVQKDGSQWQAEALSLAEQLANAQRQLHLTRQDLENAGRAHKEELSSVVLSARDRERELNVLLEQTESQHQQRVGELDDLLSSQNSLIKKLKDECCKLGVKLEELTENSRSELEQLGLEKQHLEETVQSLRARCSVMEEQCVQHGRMHQRMKDRLQQLDRHCQSSAQQVCELLAKQNQLMQERNTLTEEMQNLRVELPTTRRLDALST, from the exons ATGAAACCACTGGattcagatgaggaggaagcggagcagcTTTCCGATTATCAAAAGGAGCTGAGGC AGCGGGCCCACCAGAGCATCCAGCACCTGAGCAGCACTTTGGAACAGCTACGGGCTGATGATGAAGAGGTCAGAGGCAATGATGGCAGCTCCTTCACTACCTCAGCAGAAGACGACAAGGCAGCGTGGAGCCATAAGACACAGAGTGAAGCAG TTAATCAGCTGAAGAGCCTTCTActgaagcagcacagagaaatcTCTGCTCCTTTGTCTGCATTTAAGAAACAGTCTCCAGCCAAG GAGGAAAGACCCAGTCCGCCTCCCTTTCAAGATTTGGTCCCCATGATTCATAACCAGTCAGAGTACATCAAACACCTGGAAGCTGAGGTCAAGTTCTGCAAG gaggagctgcaggggaTGAAACAGCGGATCACAGTGGTGGTAGTCGAGAATGAGAAGCTGCATTCAGAACTCAAATCCAAAGCCATGGTTGAATCTTTGAAAGATTACACAATCCGCAACTCTACG GTAAATGAGAGTATAGCAGCAGACACTCATACAGCCTCTAACACAGACAACAGCGTGCTGCAGAGAGCAGAACACATCACATGGAAGAATGCACTG gaACAGCTAAAAGTGATCTACCAGACACAGATTGAAAGCttggaggctcaggtcctttccctcag GAGGGACCTATCAGTCAGCCAGAAGGAGTGTGAGGAGTTGAAGATTCGTCTGAGACAAAGGGAGAAACATGCTACAAATGCAGTGAGGACTGATGGGGCTCCACGAGTAtcaggactgtgtctgaagtgtGCACAGCATGAGGCAGTTTTGGCAGAGACACATACAAATCTGCATGTCCAGGCTATTGACAGGCTCACAAA AGAGCGTGATGAGTTACTCACAGCTCTATGTGCTGTGCGTGCTAGTCAGCAAGAAGCTCAACAAAGGGAGTGGTCTGCCTGTCTCCAGGTCAAACAGGCTGTGGAGATGGCAGAAGAAGCAAATCTGCACAAAGCTAGG GTGGAGGTACAGTGTGAACAGTTGTCCAGGGAGCTGGTTCGACAAAGGGAGCAGCTGGAACGAGAAGCACAGGCTTTGCAGGAGAGATTGACTGCTGCCAGAGAGGAGGGTCGGGCTGAGACTAGCAAACAGAAAGATGAGctggcacataca GTGTCCAGCCTCTCGCAGCACGTTGCAGATTTAGAAGGGCAGCTTGACAGAGCCATAAGGGACAAGAACTCACTGACAAGTCAGCTGGAAGACACCCTTCGCTCATTTACCAATCAGGAACAGGACAATACCAAG GTTTGTGTGGATCTGCGATATCAGCTCAACCAGTCACTACTGAAGAGGgacgaggcagagagagagctCAGAGAGCTAAACGCAAAGACCaacagacagatggaacaaGCTGCACAG gaagtggaaaggcTGAGCTCAGAGCTGGTTGGCTGTCGGCAGCATCTGGAGGCAGTCCAAAAGGACGGTAGCCAATGGCAGGCCGAAGCCCTGAGCCTAGCAGAACAGCTGGCAAATGCCCAGCGCCAACTGCACCTCACCAG ACAGGACCTGGAGAACGCAGGACGGGCCCACAAGGAGGAACTGAGTTCTGTGGTCCTTTCAGCGCGGGACAGGGAGCGAGAGCTGAATGTACTTCTGGAGCAAACAGAGTCTCAACACCAGCAGAGAG TTGGAGAGCTGGACGACCTACTGAGCTCCCAGAACTCCCTGATCAAGAAGCTGAAGGACGAGTGCTGCAAACTTGGTGTCAAACTGGAAGAactgacagaaaacagcag GAGTGAGTTGGAGCAGCTGGGCCTGGAAAAGCAGCACCTAGAGGAGACCGTGCAGAGTCTGAGAGCCCGGTGCTCCGTCATGGAGGAACAGTGCGTCCAGCACGGCCGCATGCACCAGCGCATGAAGGACAG gctgcagcagttgGACCGTCACTGTCAGAGCAGCGCCCAGcaggtgtgtgagctgctggccAAACAGAACCAGCTGATGCAGGAGAGAAACACACTCACGGAGGAGATGCAGAACCTACGCGTCgag CTCCCCACCACAAGACGCCTTGATGCACTGTCCACGTGA
- the sdccag8 gene encoding serologically defined colon cancer antigen 8 homolog isoform X5, producing MKPLDSDEEEAEQLSDYQKELRQRAHQSIQHLSSTLEQLRADDEEVRGNDGSSFTTSAEDDKAAWSHKTQSEAVNQLKSLLLKQHREISAPLSAFKKQSPAKKAQQEERPSPPPFQDLVPMIHNQSEYIKHLEAEVKFCKEELQGMKQRITVVVVENEKLHSELKSKAMVESLKDYTIRNSTVNESIAADTHTASNTDNSVLQRAEHITWKNALEQLKVIYQTQIESLEAQVLSLRRDLSVSQKECEELKIRLRQREKHATNAVRTDGAPRVSGLCLKCAQHEAVLAETHTNLHVQAIDRLTKERDELLTALCAVRASQQEAQQREWSACLQVKQAVEMAEEANLHKARVEVQCEQLSRELVRQREQLEREAQALQERLTAAREEGRAETSKQKDELAHTVSSLSQHVADLEGQLDRAIRDKNSLTSQLEDTLRSFTNQEQDNTKVCVDLRYQLNQSLLKRDEAERELRELNAKTNRQMEQAAQEVERLSSELVGCRQHLEAVQKDGSQWQAEALSLAEQLANAQRQLHLTRQDLENAGRAHKEELSSVVLSARDRERELNVLLEQTESQHQQRVGELDDLLSSQNSLIKKLKDECCKLGVKLEELTENSRSELEQLGLEKQHLEETVQSLRARCSVMEEQCVQHGRMHQRMKDRLQQLDRHCQSSAQQVCELLAKQNQLMQERNTLTEEMQNLRVELPTTRRLDALST from the exons ATGAAACCACTGGattcagatgaggaggaagcggagcagcTTTCCGATTATCAAAAGGAGCTGAGGC AGCGGGCCCACCAGAGCATCCAGCACCTGAGCAGCACTTTGGAACAGCTACGGGCTGATGATGAAGAGGTCAGAGGCAATGATGGCAGCTCCTTCACTACCTCAGCAGAAGACGACAAGGCAGCGTGGAGCCATAAGACACAGAGTGAAGCAG TTAATCAGCTGAAGAGCCTTCTActgaagcagcacagagaaatcTCTGCTCCTTTGTCTGCATTTAAGAAACAGTCTCCAGCCAAG AAGGCACAACAGGAGGAAAGACCCAGTCCGCCTCCCTTTCAAGATTTGGTCCCCATGATTCATAACCAGTCAGAGTACATCAAACACCTGGAAGCTGAGGTCAAGTTCTGCAAG gaggagctgcaggggaTGAAACAGCGGATCACAGTGGTGGTAGTCGAGAATGAGAAGCTGCATTCAGAACTCAAATCCAAAGCCATGGTTGAATCTTTGAAAGATTACACAATCCGCAACTCTACG GTAAATGAGAGTATAGCAGCAGACACTCATACAGCCTCTAACACAGACAACAGCGTGCTGCAGAGAGCAGAACACATCACATGGAAGAATGCACTG gaACAGCTAAAAGTGATCTACCAGACACAGATTGAAAGCttggaggctcaggtcctttccctcag GAGGGACCTATCAGTCAGCCAGAAGGAGTGTGAGGAGTTGAAGATTCGTCTGAGACAAAGGGAGAAACATGCTACAAATGCAGTGAGGACTGATGGGGCTCCACGAGTAtcaggactgtgtctgaagtgtGCACAGCATGAGGCAGTTTTGGCAGAGACACATACAAATCTGCATGTCCAGGCTATTGACAGGCTCACAAA AGAGCGTGATGAGTTACTCACAGCTCTATGTGCTGTGCGTGCTAGTCAGCAAGAAGCTCAACAAAGGGAGTGGTCTGCCTGTCTCCAGGTCAAACAGGCTGTGGAGATGGCAGAAGAAGCAAATCTGCACAAAGCTAGG GTGGAGGTACAGTGTGAACAGTTGTCCAGGGAGCTGGTTCGACAAAGGGAGCAGCTGGAACGAGAAGCACAGGCTTTGCAGGAGAGATTGACTGCTGCCAGAGAGGAGGGTCGGGCTGAGACTAGCAAACAGAAAGATGAGctggcacataca GTGTCCAGCCTCTCGCAGCACGTTGCAGATTTAGAAGGGCAGCTTGACAGAGCCATAAGGGACAAGAACTCACTGACAAGTCAGCTGGAAGACACCCTTCGCTCATTTACCAATCAGGAACAGGACAATACCAAG GTTTGTGTGGATCTGCGATATCAGCTCAACCAGTCACTACTGAAGAGGgacgaggcagagagagagctCAGAGAGCTAAACGCAAAGACCaacagacagatggaacaaGCTGCACAG gaagtggaaaggcTGAGCTCAGAGCTGGTTGGCTGTCGGCAGCATCTGGAGGCAGTCCAAAAGGACGGTAGCCAATGGCAGGCCGAAGCCCTGAGCCTAGCAGAACAGCTGGCAAATGCCCAGCGCCAACTGCACCTCACCAG ACAGGACCTGGAGAACGCAGGACGGGCCCACAAGGAGGAACTGAGTTCTGTGGTCCTTTCAGCGCGGGACAGGGAGCGAGAGCTGAATGTACTTCTGGAGCAAACAGAGTCTCAACACCAGCAGAGAG TTGGAGAGCTGGACGACCTACTGAGCTCCCAGAACTCCCTGATCAAGAAGCTGAAGGACGAGTGCTGCAAACTTGGTGTCAAACTGGAAGAactgacagaaaacagcag GAGTGAGTTGGAGCAGCTGGGCCTGGAAAAGCAGCACCTAGAGGAGACCGTGCAGAGTCTGAGAGCCCGGTGCTCCGTCATGGAGGAACAGTGCGTCCAGCACGGCCGCATGCACCAGCGCATGAAGGACAG gctgcagcagttgGACCGTCACTGTCAGAGCAGCGCCCAGcaggtgtgtgagctgctggccAAACAGAACCAGCTGATGCAGGAGAGAAACACACTCACGGAGGAGATGCAGAACCTACGCGTCgag CTCCCCACCACAAGACGCCTTGATGCACTGTCCACGTGA
- the sdccag8 gene encoding serologically defined colon cancer antigen 8 homolog isoform X3: MKPLDSDEEEAEQLSDYQKELRQRAHQSIQHLSSTLEQLRADDEEVRGNDGSSFTTSAEDDKAAWSHKTQSEAVNQLKSLLLKQHREISAPLSAFKKQSPAKEERPSPPPFQDLVPMIHNQSEYIKHLEAEVKFCKEELQGMKQRITVVVVENEKLHSELKSKAMVESLKDYTIRNSTVNESIAADTHTASNTDNSVLQRAEHITWKNALEQLKVIYQTQIESLEAQVLSLRRDLSVSQKECEELKIRLRQREKHATNAVRTDGAPRVSGLCLKCAQHEAVLAETHTNLHVQAIDRLTKERDELLTALCAVRASQQEAQQREWSACLQVKQAVEMAEEANLHKARVEVQCEQLSRELVRQREQLEREAQALQERLTAAREEGRAETSKQKDELAHTVSSLSQHVADLEGQLDRAIRDKNSLTSQLEDTLRSFTNQEQDNTKVCVDLRYQLNQSLLKRDEAERELRELNAKTNRQMEQAAQEVERLSSELVGCRQHLEAVQKDGSQWQAEALSLAEQLANAQRQLHLTRQDLENAGRAHKEELSSVVLSARDRERELNVLLEQTESQHQQRVFVQLGRLSSPNTLQQTALPWLIAVGELDDLLSSQNSLIKKLKDECCKLGVKLEELTENSRSELEQLGLEKQHLEETVQSLRARCSVMEEQCVQHGRMHQRMKDRLQQLDRHCQSSAQQVCELLAKQNQLMQERNTLTEEMQNLRVELPTTRRLDALST, from the exons ATGAAACCACTGGattcagatgaggaggaagcggagcagcTTTCCGATTATCAAAAGGAGCTGAGGC AGCGGGCCCACCAGAGCATCCAGCACCTGAGCAGCACTTTGGAACAGCTACGGGCTGATGATGAAGAGGTCAGAGGCAATGATGGCAGCTCCTTCACTACCTCAGCAGAAGACGACAAGGCAGCGTGGAGCCATAAGACACAGAGTGAAGCAG TTAATCAGCTGAAGAGCCTTCTActgaagcagcacagagaaatcTCTGCTCCTTTGTCTGCATTTAAGAAACAGTCTCCAGCCAAG GAGGAAAGACCCAGTCCGCCTCCCTTTCAAGATTTGGTCCCCATGATTCATAACCAGTCAGAGTACATCAAACACCTGGAAGCTGAGGTCAAGTTCTGCAAG gaggagctgcaggggaTGAAACAGCGGATCACAGTGGTGGTAGTCGAGAATGAGAAGCTGCATTCAGAACTCAAATCCAAAGCCATGGTTGAATCTTTGAAAGATTACACAATCCGCAACTCTACG GTAAATGAGAGTATAGCAGCAGACACTCATACAGCCTCTAACACAGACAACAGCGTGCTGCAGAGAGCAGAACACATCACATGGAAGAATGCACTG gaACAGCTAAAAGTGATCTACCAGACACAGATTGAAAGCttggaggctcaggtcctttccctcag GAGGGACCTATCAGTCAGCCAGAAGGAGTGTGAGGAGTTGAAGATTCGTCTGAGACAAAGGGAGAAACATGCTACAAATGCAGTGAGGACTGATGGGGCTCCACGAGTAtcaggactgtgtctgaagtgtGCACAGCATGAGGCAGTTTTGGCAGAGACACATACAAATCTGCATGTCCAGGCTATTGACAGGCTCACAAA AGAGCGTGATGAGTTACTCACAGCTCTATGTGCTGTGCGTGCTAGTCAGCAAGAAGCTCAACAAAGGGAGTGGTCTGCCTGTCTCCAGGTCAAACAGGCTGTGGAGATGGCAGAAGAAGCAAATCTGCACAAAGCTAGG GTGGAGGTACAGTGTGAACAGTTGTCCAGGGAGCTGGTTCGACAAAGGGAGCAGCTGGAACGAGAAGCACAGGCTTTGCAGGAGAGATTGACTGCTGCCAGAGAGGAGGGTCGGGCTGAGACTAGCAAACAGAAAGATGAGctggcacataca GTGTCCAGCCTCTCGCAGCACGTTGCAGATTTAGAAGGGCAGCTTGACAGAGCCATAAGGGACAAGAACTCACTGACAAGTCAGCTGGAAGACACCCTTCGCTCATTTACCAATCAGGAACAGGACAATACCAAG GTTTGTGTGGATCTGCGATATCAGCTCAACCAGTCACTACTGAAGAGGgacgaggcagagagagagctCAGAGAGCTAAACGCAAAGACCaacagacagatggaacaaGCTGCACAG gaagtggaaaggcTGAGCTCAGAGCTGGTTGGCTGTCGGCAGCATCTGGAGGCAGTCCAAAAGGACGGTAGCCAATGGCAGGCCGAAGCCCTGAGCCTAGCAGAACAGCTGGCAAATGCCCAGCGCCAACTGCACCTCACCAG ACAGGACCTGGAGAACGCAGGACGGGCCCACAAGGAGGAACTGAGTTCTGTGGTCCTTTCAGCGCGGGACAGGGAGCGAGAGCTGAATGTACTTCTGGAGCAAACAGAGTCTCAACACCAGCAGAGAG TTTTTGTGCAGCTAGGACGTCTGAGCTCCCCCAACACGCTTCAGCAGACCGCTCTCCCTTGGTTGATTGCAGTTGGAGAGCTGGACGACCTACTGAGCTCCCAGAACTCCCTGATCAAGAAGCTGAAGGACGAGTGCTGCAAACTTGGTGTCAAACTGGAAGAactgacagaaaacagcag GAGTGAGTTGGAGCAGCTGGGCCTGGAAAAGCAGCACCTAGAGGAGACCGTGCAGAGTCTGAGAGCCCGGTGCTCCGTCATGGAGGAACAGTGCGTCCAGCACGGCCGCATGCACCAGCGCATGAAGGACAG gctgcagcagttgGACCGTCACTGTCAGAGCAGCGCCCAGcaggtgtgtgagctgctggccAAACAGAACCAGCTGATGCAGGAGAGAAACACACTCACGGAGGAGATGCAGAACCTACGCGTCgag CTCCCCACCACAAGACGCCTTGATGCACTGTCCACGTGA
- the sdccag8 gene encoding serologically defined colon cancer antigen 8 homolog isoform X2 yields the protein MKPLDSDEEEAEQLSDYQKELRQRAHQSIQHLSSTLEQLRADDEEVRGNDGSSFTTSAEDDKAAWSHKTQSEAVNQLKSLLLKQHREISAPLSAFKKQSPAKAQQEERPSPPPFQDLVPMIHNQSEYIKHLEAEVKFCKEELQGMKQRITVVVVENEKLHSELKSKAMVESLKDYTIRNSTVNESIAADTHTASNTDNSVLQRAEHITWKNALEQLKVIYQTQIESLEAQVLSLRRDLSVSQKECEELKIRLRQREKHATNAVRTDGAPRVSGLCLKCAQHEAVLAETHTNLHVQAIDRLTKERDELLTALCAVRASQQEAQQREWSACLQVKQAVEMAEEANLHKARVEVQCEQLSRELVRQREQLEREAQALQERLTAAREEGRAETSKQKDELAHTVSSLSQHVADLEGQLDRAIRDKNSLTSQLEDTLRSFTNQEQDNTKVCVDLRYQLNQSLLKRDEAERELRELNAKTNRQMEQAAQEVERLSSELVGCRQHLEAVQKDGSQWQAEALSLAEQLANAQRQLHLTRQDLENAGRAHKEELSSVVLSARDRERELNVLLEQTESQHQQRVFVQLGRLSSPNTLQQTALPWLIAVGELDDLLSSQNSLIKKLKDECCKLGVKLEELTENSRSELEQLGLEKQHLEETVQSLRARCSVMEEQCVQHGRMHQRMKDRLQQLDRHCQSSAQQVCELLAKQNQLMQERNTLTEEMQNLRVELPTTRRLDALST from the exons ATGAAACCACTGGattcagatgaggaggaagcggagcagcTTTCCGATTATCAAAAGGAGCTGAGGC AGCGGGCCCACCAGAGCATCCAGCACCTGAGCAGCACTTTGGAACAGCTACGGGCTGATGATGAAGAGGTCAGAGGCAATGATGGCAGCTCCTTCACTACCTCAGCAGAAGACGACAAGGCAGCGTGGAGCCATAAGACACAGAGTGAAGCAG TTAATCAGCTGAAGAGCCTTCTActgaagcagcacagagaaatcTCTGCTCCTTTGTCTGCATTTAAGAAACAGTCTCCAGCCAAG GCACAACAGGAGGAAAGACCCAGTCCGCCTCCCTTTCAAGATTTGGTCCCCATGATTCATAACCAGTCAGAGTACATCAAACACCTGGAAGCTGAGGTCAAGTTCTGCAAG gaggagctgcaggggaTGAAACAGCGGATCACAGTGGTGGTAGTCGAGAATGAGAAGCTGCATTCAGAACTCAAATCCAAAGCCATGGTTGAATCTTTGAAAGATTACACAATCCGCAACTCTACG GTAAATGAGAGTATAGCAGCAGACACTCATACAGCCTCTAACACAGACAACAGCGTGCTGCAGAGAGCAGAACACATCACATGGAAGAATGCACTG gaACAGCTAAAAGTGATCTACCAGACACAGATTGAAAGCttggaggctcaggtcctttccctcag GAGGGACCTATCAGTCAGCCAGAAGGAGTGTGAGGAGTTGAAGATTCGTCTGAGACAAAGGGAGAAACATGCTACAAATGCAGTGAGGACTGATGGGGCTCCACGAGTAtcaggactgtgtctgaagtgtGCACAGCATGAGGCAGTTTTGGCAGAGACACATACAAATCTGCATGTCCAGGCTATTGACAGGCTCACAAA AGAGCGTGATGAGTTACTCACAGCTCTATGTGCTGTGCGTGCTAGTCAGCAAGAAGCTCAACAAAGGGAGTGGTCTGCCTGTCTCCAGGTCAAACAGGCTGTGGAGATGGCAGAAGAAGCAAATCTGCACAAAGCTAGG GTGGAGGTACAGTGTGAACAGTTGTCCAGGGAGCTGGTTCGACAAAGGGAGCAGCTGGAACGAGAAGCACAGGCTTTGCAGGAGAGATTGACTGCTGCCAGAGAGGAGGGTCGGGCTGAGACTAGCAAACAGAAAGATGAGctggcacataca GTGTCCAGCCTCTCGCAGCACGTTGCAGATTTAGAAGGGCAGCTTGACAGAGCCATAAGGGACAAGAACTCACTGACAAGTCAGCTGGAAGACACCCTTCGCTCATTTACCAATCAGGAACAGGACAATACCAAG GTTTGTGTGGATCTGCGATATCAGCTCAACCAGTCACTACTGAAGAGGgacgaggcagagagagagctCAGAGAGCTAAACGCAAAGACCaacagacagatggaacaaGCTGCACAG gaagtggaaaggcTGAGCTCAGAGCTGGTTGGCTGTCGGCAGCATCTGGAGGCAGTCCAAAAGGACGGTAGCCAATGGCAGGCCGAAGCCCTGAGCCTAGCAGAACAGCTGGCAAATGCCCAGCGCCAACTGCACCTCACCAG ACAGGACCTGGAGAACGCAGGACGGGCCCACAAGGAGGAACTGAGTTCTGTGGTCCTTTCAGCGCGGGACAGGGAGCGAGAGCTGAATGTACTTCTGGAGCAAACAGAGTCTCAACACCAGCAGAGAG TTTTTGTGCAGCTAGGACGTCTGAGCTCCCCCAACACGCTTCAGCAGACCGCTCTCCCTTGGTTGATTGCAGTTGGAGAGCTGGACGACCTACTGAGCTCCCAGAACTCCCTGATCAAGAAGCTGAAGGACGAGTGCTGCAAACTTGGTGTCAAACTGGAAGAactgacagaaaacagcag GAGTGAGTTGGAGCAGCTGGGCCTGGAAAAGCAGCACCTAGAGGAGACCGTGCAGAGTCTGAGAGCCCGGTGCTCCGTCATGGAGGAACAGTGCGTCCAGCACGGCCGCATGCACCAGCGCATGAAGGACAG gctgcagcagttgGACCGTCACTGTCAGAGCAGCGCCCAGcaggtgtgtgagctgctggccAAACAGAACCAGCTGATGCAGGAGAGAAACACACTCACGGAGGAGATGCAGAACCTACGCGTCgag CTCCCCACCACAAGACGCCTTGATGCACTGTCCACGTGA